AGTTGCACAAGAACAGGATGGGGTAAAGCAGGTACCAGCAGCCTCacagtgctctgctcccagctggattGCTCCTTACACATCTAGCAGTgaaaagctgcagtgcagctgtcTTGTATTTCTAAACCCATGTATTGGGGGATTATATAAATCCAgtgttttattcctcttttgAGTCTCCATTTCTTCAGTATGTCACACGCGTGGCACTTGGCTGTGATGTGTGTCAGTCAAGATTGTGTTTCTAAATGCTGTGATTTTGTTATCTTGACTTCCAGCTGAGCCACACCTCTGCTGTGAGACTGATGTGTCTTCTTTTTGCAAGGCCTTAAGTCCATCTGGGTGACACTGAGGAAATGAGGCACAAGTTtaaggtgcagcagcagcaactccTTTAATAACTGTTTGTATAGCAACTCTGGAGgaaaagaatttattctttAGCACAGTTCATGTCCAAGTGAAAAACCTGAAGAACAGGATCAATCTCATTCTCAAGTAAGTGTCCATTATGTACAGCACCTCTGCAGAGGAACTCCACAGAAAATTGGTTCTGTCATGGGTCTGCTTTCCTTGGAGCTCTAGCAAGATGATGAAGTTATTCCCAGGTGGGTGACTCTTTGTCAGATGGTGAATTACACTGATGAAATGGATCCATGATTTGTAACAAAACCTGGATTGTAGGAAACTTTTTGCCTAACTTCAGGGGAACAGTAACCATTGTTTTCCTAATTCAGTCTGACCAAGTCTTTATTCACCTTGGTAacagttaaaaatattctttgaattCAGACATGTAAGCTAAGCTGTTTAAGGTGCCACACGTTCCTCAGGAAGGGCACTCATATGACAGCCCTACTTCCACTGCTGGGGTGATGAAGAGACAATGACTGACTGCTCAGAGACGTGCTTTCATTGTAGTGAAGAATATTTTGGCTTGCTCTGTTCTCCCCAAAGCCAAGAGAAGGGTGTCAACACCCATCTTCTCTTGTAACCTACTCAGAGGGTAAAACTCCTCCTCCAGAGCCAGCTCCTTACCCCAGCTCTTCACAGTCCAGTGCtctgaagcagctctgctcagctccatgGTTGCACAGAATGCCTGGGAGCAttggggggagggagggtggTACAGCAACATGAgaatcaaaaaaaaaccattaaaaaagaAGGGGTTTTGAGTGGGGCAGGAGGTGAGGTGCTGCTCTATCGGAAGAGGCGGTAGAGCCGCGGGAGCCGCCCGTCCTTGCTGGAGAGGGCGGCCTGGATGTGCTCATACGTGGGCAGATCTGTCAGGTCACCCagggcagccactgctggctTCTTATGCAGCATCTTAGTCACCACCCTCTTGATATCAGTGGGTTTCACCTGacctgcagacagaaaaaaggcagagctgtgacacctCCATTGTgaacagcacaaagcagctttAGGGTGATGCTCAGAAAACTGACTCTGTATCTTCTCTACCTTGATTCTCGTTTTCCCTTACTCCTGACTAAAATGAGTCCTGAGTTAGCTTGAAAGCAATTAAGCTCAGtttgaaatgtatttctgtataGTATTTATGCCCCCAGGCTTTCAGAGGTAATTCATCAGTGCTACAAGAATATTTTAACTGTACCTACAACTGCAGGTACAGTTGCCCACAAGGCAAAGCTTTGTCTACTCACTGATGAGGGCACAGAGCTCATGAGGTAGCTTCCTTGTGTTTGTTGCCAAAACCTGCCTCCCCACGTCTTCAAAGATGACTGGCCGAGACTCCAGGTTCATCATGAGCATGGACTTGAGCTGTGTCTTTGCTCTCTCAAGTTCCACCTGTGAatgagcaggaaataaaaaaataaaaatctggttGCTGCTCTGTAGTACAAGGTAACGTGGAAGGGTTCTGCAGACACCTCTCTTTGTGGATGCATTGCTAATGTTGCTGTGTTCTTTTACACTCTCTTTGTAGATGCATTGCTAATGTTGCTGTGTTCTTTTACAGAAACATGTAACAAAATTATCCATAAAAATCCATTCTAGCACAGTCAGTGCAATGCATTCACAGAATCCcggagtggtttgggttggaagggaccttaaactcATCCACTTCCACCCTTTGCCAGGGCAAggccaccttccactatcccagattgctccaatccctgtccagcctggccttgggacacttccagggattaTTTTATCTCCAAGACCATCTGCAAACTCAAATGTGCTGCTGACctctcccactgctcctgccatgAGGATGAATTCCCTGGTGATGATTTCCACCATCTCCCGAACCTGGGGAAACAGACCGTGGAAAGAAGATCAGAAAAATGCTTCCTGTGTGCACAGAACTCTGGTGCTGAGTGATGTGGTGGTTACTGTTTAGGGACTCCTGTCTCTGAGGACAGGACTCTGTACCTGTTTTGGATCTGCACTGGCATGGATACACAGGAGACCTGTGTCCTCATAGCTGTGGTGGTAAGAGGTGGCATTGTACATCCAGTGGTGCCTGTGAGTAtacaaacagtattttaaaactgaaaaccCAGAATTTACCATGTAAAAATTCAACGTGGACAGTGAGCACTCTCCTAGTGCACTTTCAGGATTCTCAGCAGTGAGAATTGTCAATCCCTGCCTCTGATGTGGCATCTACTTCCTTCTCTGCACCTAAATCCTTGAGACCAAACCCAGGACAATATACATCCAATCCTGTTAATATTCCCAGATTAAAGCATGGACAGgactagcagaaaaaaaaaaatagaattcctGGTCACTTCTGCCCTTTACTTTCACCCTCTCAAAATGCCAACTGACACACCAGTCCCACATTCCAAGCAGAACAAACTGATGTAAAACCTGgtggggtttgctttttttttttttcatgtaaacCTGCTACAGGATTGTTTTTGCCACCCCTTAAACAGCAAGACAAACCAACCTGTTGAGCACATTGAGGTACAGCCGGGTGAACATGCCCTTGCCAGGCCCTCCAGCTGAAAAAGAGCCACCACCTCCCATCATCATGTTCAGCACTGCAAAAGGAATGAAATCGTCCTCCTGGATTGGAACAAAAATACTCAGGTAATGGCAGAGCTCTCGAGGGTCTGGGGTGAgtaaaggagaggaaaaaaacacagcacaagagCAGTGTGAAGGTCAAGGCCTTCAGCAAAATGTCGTGGGAAATGCTGCTTGTTTTgatgtgcagcagcaaaaatgTCAATGTTTGTGTAATGAATCAGTGATCCTGGGACTCCCCAAGTATAGGCCATGCAAAATGAAGGATTTTAGGTTAATACTTACTAAAAATGAGCAGCTTTCTAACCCAATCATGATGTGGgtgagctctgggatgggagTAGGGCCCAGACTCACATCTGACATGTCTTTCTCAACCTGTGGGAAAGGCAGACAGATTATCAACACCGATTTTCACAGCTGTTGTACCCAGTTTAATACATTCCCAATAATTACCATGCCACCCAATTAACAACTGTTATTGGCCAGTATAGCTCATACTCAAGAAATGTAacttaagaaaagcaaaaagcctGGAGAGAAATCAGCAAATCCCAGCAAGGTGCTGGATGCCACCTCCACCACGTACCTTGATGATGCCTCCGGTGTACTGAGCCACGGACCTgtccacagccctgccctgcccggaGCCCCACACCGGCTCCACCCCCAGCAGGTATTTCCTGGCACACTCCACCAGGTGCTCGTGCTCAAtccccaccccagccagcaCCATCCTGTCGGGGGTGTAGTAACTGCTCAGGTAGGAGTGCAGCACGTCCCGGTTgattttgtctgtgttttccaCAGGGCAGAACCTGTTCAGTCCCACTGTGTTGTCTCTGAAGGCTGCCTAAAAGAGAACAGACACATTAAAGTCACAAACATCATCTTATCCTTAAATCCCTCTCTAACCCTCCTTTTGCTTTGGCATTAAGCCCCCGTGTGAGAGATGTCAGTGCAACTCAGTAACATTTTATCACCCACATCAACAAAGAGAAGTTACAGacagggttgggttttttttttagtttgggtTAGAATCTTTCCCACGTGGAGAATGCTGGATTTCAGAGTGAAGGGACAGCCAAATTCTCCCATCACAGAAactgaataacaaaaaaaaaaatctgcttttagaACAGTCTAAAACAAGCCCTGAATCTGGCaaaaagcaagaggaagagaacgcagcaggaggctgcaggcagggtgggATTCCCAGTGTGTTACCGCGTGGATCATCTCTGTGAGGAGAGGCTCTGGGTCAGGCCTCATGTTCAGATCCTCCAGCTCAAACCTTATGGCCATTCGGGTCATCTCAATTTCCTCATCTGCAACCAGACAAAGCAAGGGATGGCAACCCCTACACAAATCACCCAGCTGCTGCAAGGTCACTTCTGAGAGAATTCTCAGCAAGCAATGTGTTggaaatggggtttttttgaggcaGAGGATTGTGTTGCCACACCTGATAACCTGGGCTGGAGTGTCACGTCAGCCAGCAAGTTGACCACGGTGTCCAGGCCTCTGGCATCAGCAGACACTGCATACATGATGGTGTCCctgcaaccaaaaaaaaacaggttCTGCACTGAGAAGTCACTTCTGGGGTCATTCAGTATCATCTCAGTATCAGGAAATCACAAATGAAGCTGTTTTAATCATTAAATGCTACTGAAGTGAAATAGATCAAAATTTTACCATCCTTTCAGACTACTTTTGTAGCTTCCCAGCAGCCCAAACAAACAGATTTCTGCTGCTTGGGAACAAAAAGTCGCTtttcctgctccacagcagaaaaagagacTTAAAGTGTTGTCAGTGCTACAACACCCAGGtaacagcaggagaaggaacagCCTACCTCGATGCCTGGCAGTCACAAATGCCTCCATGCTTCTCTAAGGTGAGGAGAATTTCATCTTTGCTGCCAAACTGAGCTGTGGACTAAGGAAGAAGATACCAGTGTTATCAATTAGTAAAGCAATAACTTTTTATAATCCTTCAGAGTAACCTGGAGCATCTTCCATGTTCTTTCAGTCAAATGGTTTGCAGGTGAAACCTCCACCTCACCTTGGAGGTGAAACCACAAAGACTTCCAAATTATAAATACAGTCATGATAATTAATAAGCAATTAAGATTCTGTGATTGGCAATGCTGTCACCAGTGTTTTAAGAGTTCCTGCAGGTCAGGCCCTCTTTGGCTGCTGTCCCCCCCTGCCCCGTGCAGATGTGGGGAGCCCTGGGCATTGCAGGGCACTACTCACAGAAAACGCCAGTTTCTCCAAGAAGTGGGAGATACCACTGAGGTATTTCGCTTCGTGTCTTGATCCCGAATTTACCAGAACTGGCGTAAAGAAGAGAACAAACCAGCGTGACTTTTACACCCCCTCTCGTCCCAACCCGACCCGCAGCTCGGGATGGGGGAGCTGAGGTGCCACCAGCCGGTACTCACTGCCCACGGTGCAGAACTGCCCGAACTTGTTCTGCGAGGCGACGCGGAGCCCGTTCTCCAGCACCGTCACCCGCGTCTCGAAGCGCTCCCGGCTCTCGGCGGCCGCGAACACGGCCTTGGGCACGCCGGGCAGCGGGCACGTCAGCGACACGCTGGGATaggcgcggggggggggggggggggggggggggggggggggggggggggggggggggggggggggggggggggggggggggggggggggggggggggggggggggggggggggggggggggggggggggggggggggggggggggggggggggggggggggggggggggggggggggggggggggggggggggggggggggggggggggggggggggggggggggggggggggggggggggggggggggggggggggggggggggggggggggggggggggggggggggggggggggggggggggggggggggggggggggggggggggggggggggggggggggggggggggggggggggggggggggggggggggggggggggggggggggggggggggggggggggggggggggggggggggggggggggggggggggggggggggggggggggggggggggggggggggggggggggggggggggggggggggggggggggggggggggggggggggggggggggggggggggggggggggggggggggggggggggggggggggggggggggggggggggggggggggggggggggggggggggggggggggggggggggggggggggggggggggggggggggggggggggggggggggggggggggggggggggggggggggggggggggggggggggggggggggggggggggggggggggggggggggggggggggggggggggggggggggggggggggggggggggggggggggggggggggggggctgccgggGGACCCGGCCGAGCCCAACCCCTTCTCCTTCCGGGAGTTTGTCCGCTCCAAGTCCCGCGGCGGTGACACACAGGTCAGCGCGCACGGGGTCCGTCCCGTCAAAACGCCCGCCtcagccccgctgtcccctccgcaGGCGGCTTGGCCCGGGCCCGTCGTGCCCCCGCTGCCCGCAGTGCCCGCAGAGTCGGGGGACGAGCATGAcgagcaggaggaggaggaggaggaggaggagtggaGCGAGAGCTACCAGCCCCTGGCCGTGGAGCAGGCCCTGGCCCGCGGCCCCTCCCGGCAGCCGAGCTACGAGCAGGTGAGCGCCGCCGCCTCCGGCACCTTTCTCTGTCCCAGCggctctgagctggctgctggctcgCTGCAGAATCAGCgtcacagcctgggctgctgaggaAGAGAATTCGGTCTGGAAATGTGCTTTTCAGCGTGAGCAGGTCCGGTGCtttctctgtcctgctgccctgcccgTGACCCAGGTGACTTCCTCGTTCTCCTGCCCCTTGAGGTCATGTTTGTTTAGAATCGGCGGCATTAATTAGTCACATTTGCACTGGTGGTTCAATGCCACGTTCCTGTGCCCCACAGTGGTTTCCAGATGGGTAAACTGAAGATAAAGTTAAGCTTGAATGTATTAGAAAGCACAAGGATTTCCAGTATTAAAGCTAATATTCTGCTAATGATCCTGGATTATTGGTATTGTCATGAAAGTGCGCCTCAACCctaataagaatttttttatttctgtttttagcTAAAAGAAGAGAATGCTCTTTTGAGAAGCAAGATCAATAAGCTTCAGATTCTGTCTGAAACTCAAGCAGACAAGTGTGTGAGAGTTCATTTTCCTTATAGCATGAAACCATGAGATTCTTGATCCTTTCCCAGAATTTCCTTCCTAATGTATTATGGTACAAGTGCTTACTGTGTGCcatctcttatttttttaagaatgagGAAGCTTGAGAAGAAgcttgaagaaaacaaaatcaaagaagaaaaagaagctcAGGATTTGGAAGCAATGGTGCAGCACGTGGAGCAGAATCTCCAGCTGATGACTGTAAGTGTTGACTTGAGGTTTAGATCAGatgtcaggaagaaattctcccctGTGAGGCTGGGGAGGTTCTGTAGATCCCAAAAAGGAGcagtgaggaaggaaggaaggagctgtTCCTGCCTCCTAGAACATTCAGAACATGGTGTGGTGTAACACAAACCATATCCCTCCAAATTCTGTGCTGGAATCACTCCTTCCCACATAGCTCAAGCTGCCTGGTTTATCCTCAGCACACTGTGGTTTCAATAATCTCTGTTCTGTTGCAGAAACGGGCTGCCAAAGCTGAGAACAGCGCTGCCAAACTGAGACAGGAAAATGCACAGCTCCAGgtacagagcagcactgctggggctgcagggataCATCTCGGAATTGAGCCAGTGGAAAGGATTTTGCAGGGTCTGAGGAAAATGCTGGGTGTGTTCTCAGGTTCAGTAAAGGCTCGGGAGTTGTGTCCTGTCGGAGGCTGGGAGGGCCTGGGTGATGCCAGACTCTTCAGTGCTAGGATGAGGAGCAATGGCAGAAACTGAAATGAGGAGGAACTTTCCATGGAGGGTGGCAGGGCCCTGGAGCAAactctgtctgtctctctggagacatccaaacccacctggaaatgtccctctgtcacctgctccaggtgacacTGCCTTGGCAGAGGGTTGGACTGAATACACccagaggtcctttccaaccctaATGATTCCGTGATGACACTCCAGGCAGTCTGGTAATGGACTCCAGTCACTATcacattattttattgtatttgctATCCTGTGTTAGTTAATTATTACATTCCACACCCACAAACTGCTGTGTGAATGTGTTCCTTAGCTGTAGAGTATCTGCTGGAGTTCTGGGGTTGTTTCACATGGATTTTGCCCTTTcccccaggctgagctgaggaattccaggctggagaaggaggcACTGCAGGCAGGCCAGGCAGGGTTGGCTGTGGCCAAGCAGAATGCAGAGGTggccctgcagcacctg
This sequence is a window from Ficedula albicollis isolate OC2 chromosome 17, FicAlb1.5, whole genome shotgun sequence. Protein-coding genes within it:
- the SDCCAG3 gene encoding serologically defined colon cancer antigen 3, which gives rise to GLPGDPAEPNPFSFREFVRSKSRGGDTQVSAHGVRPVKTPASAPLSPPQAAWPGPVVPPLPAVPAESGDEHDEQEEEEEEEEWSESYQPLAVEQALARGPSRQPSYEQLKEENALLRSKINKLQILSETQADKMRKLEKKLEENKIKEEKEAQDLEAMVQHVEQNLQLMTKRAAKAENSAAKLRQENAQLQAELRNSRLEKEALQAGQAGLAVAKQNAEVALQHLLQVTTSSRASIRQLLSGAESLQLVADLLKSIDRITEVADDGQ
- the PMPCA gene encoding mitochondrial-processing peptidase subunit alpha, which encodes PRAYPSVSLTCPLPGVPKAVFAAAESRERFETRVTVLENGLRVASQNKFGQFCTVGILVNSGSRHEAKYLSGISHFLEKLAFSSTAQFGSKDEILLTLEKHGGICDCQASRDTIMYAVSADARGLDTVVNLLADVTLQPRLSDEEIEMTRMAIRFELEDLNMRPDPEPLLTEMIHAAAFRDNTVGLNRFCPVENTDKINRDVLHSYLSSYYTPDRMVLAGVGIEHEHLVECARKYLLGVEPVWGSGQGRAVDRSVAQYTGGIIKVEKDMSDVSLGPTPIPELTHIMIGLESCSFLEDDFIPFAVLNMMMGGGGSFSAGGPGKGMFTRLYLNVLNRHHWMYNATSYHHSYEDTGLLCIHASADPKQVREMVEIITREFILMAGAVGEVELERAKTQLKSMLMMNLESRPVIFEDVGRQVLATNTRKLPHELCALISQVKPTDIKRVVTKMLHKKPAVAALGDLTDLPTYEHIQAALSSKDGRLPRLYRLFR